CTAATTAAGTGTTTTCTTAGTCACTAGAACGCTGTGGTGTAGAGCGATGCTTCCTGGAATTGGACCTAGAAGAGTCTTGCTATTAATGAGTGAGTGCCATTGCCCAATATTGAGCTAGCAACTCATTGAAGCTATCTCTGCATTCGCGAGCCTTGCTCCATTCCGAATTGCGAACCGCTTGGTGATATGAACTCATTACGTTGGACTTTAGGGCCCTAAACTCGATGTCACTCATTAGAATAATTCTGTTGAGTATCATGGTGATCAAAAGTATTGCGTTAAAAATTTGTGGTCTCCGTGCAAAGACTTAGAGTCTCATGAAAATCAGTTATGGATTTATTATCGAAATTATTGATGGAGTCCGTGAGTAGTTGCTGGAAATCAAAGATTGCCTAAATTTTATTGCGAATCCTGATGGCTTTTTAAGTGTTTTCCATTCGGCCAACTTGTCTTATCGTTCAAGAAATGCTCTGCGTCAATTCCGTTGTTCATTTGCAGAAAATTATTCGCATAGTGCTGGATTCAATCATCGGTATTGAATATTGCTCTACTTCGGTTGCTAAGGCTTTTTGAAGAGGCAACGCAATTGCGCTGGACCTGGACTGGTTGGCTGCTGAATCCATCTTCGCCAGTTGAGGCCAGCTTCCACGGTTTGCCTTGTTTGGATTGAGACTTCTTCAGTACAGGACAAGTTCGTAAGCCAGTGGCTGTGCCCCTCGTTTATCACCCGGCCTACAGCGCACCTTTGCCCTCCAGCCATCGCTTCCCGATGGCGAAGTTCAGGTTGCTATCTGAGGCTTTAACGGACCTTGGGCTGATGACTCCGCAACAGTGGCATCGCCCTCTACCTGCGCCGCGCCGCTGGCTCGAAACAGTTCATAAGCGGTCGTACCACGAGGCCTTTGCAAGAGGCAGGCTCGATCGGCAAGCTCAGCGCAGGATTGGTCTTCCGGCCACCACACCCTTGGTGCAACGCACCTGGTTAGCGGTTGGGGGAACATTGCTCACGGCCAGGTTGGCTCTTGAGCATGGGGTGGCCTGTCATCTCGCTGGTGGCACGCACCATGCCTTCCCCGATTACGGCAGCGGCTTTTGTATTTTTAATGATATTGCTGTGTCAGCCAGGGTTTTGCTTGAGGAGGGGCGCCTAGAGCGCTTGATGATTGTGGATTTGGACGTGCATCAAGGCGATGCCACTGCACTGATCTTTGCTGATGACCCAAGGGTCTTTACATTCTCTGCGCATGCAGCCTCGAATTTTCCCTCTCGCAAGCAATGCAGTGATTGCGATCTGCCATTTGAAGATGGTGTTGAGGATCAGGCTTATGTGGCTGCAATTGGTGAAGCGCTCCCCTCACTTTTAGACAGCTTTAAGCCTGAGCTGGTGCTTTACAACGCTGGCGTGGATCCGCATCGAGACGATCGGTTGGGCCGACTTTGCCTGTCCGATCCGGGACTTTTGCAACGCGATCATCTCGTGTTTGATGCCTGCCTTCGTCGTCAGATTCCCCTGGCCAGTGTGATTGGCGGTGGCTATGACGCCCTCAATCCCTTGGTTAAGCGTCATGCCCTGGTGTTCAGGGCAGCGACCGACCAGGCGAGATTGCATGGTCTCTAGAGAGGAAAAGACTCAGTCTTCAGCCCAGATGTAGCGCGTCAGTTCTGAGCCATCTGGCTCGGGTGCATTGAGAGCAAAGTCCACGCAATCCTGCACCTCTGCATCGATCTCTTTTTCGATCGCACGAAGCTCATCAGCACTCACTAAACCATCGGAGACCAGATCGCGCTCAAAGGCTTTGAGGGGATCGCGCTTGGCCCAGAATTGCTTTTCTTCCTCGGCACGGAGCTCATCAGGGTCGGCCAATGAGTGGCCCCTGAAGCGATAGGTGAGGCATTCAAGAACCGTTGGACCTTCGCCAGCTCGCGCCCGTTCGATGGCTCGTTCGGCAGCGGCTCGAACTGCGAGCACATCCATTCCATCAACCTCTTCCCCAGCCATGCCGAAGGCAGCAGCTTTGCGCCAGATTTCCGGATCGCTGGTGGCGCGGTCATGGGCCATACCGATCGCCCATTTGTTGTTCTCGACCACAAACAGGATGGGCAGCTTCCAAAGCTGGGCCATGTTGAGGCATTCAAAGAATTGGCCGTTGTTGCAGGTTCCATCTCCGAAAAAGGCCGCGGTGACGGAGTCGCTACTGGAATCACCCATGGCATCACGTTTGTAGCGGCTCGTGAAGGCAGCGCCTAGAGCAACAGGGATTCCCTCGCCGATAAAGGCGAACCCACCAAGCATGTGATGTGGCTTTGAGAACAGGTGCATCGAGCCGCCACGCCCCTTGCTGCAGCCGGTTTCCTTGCCAAACAGTTCACTCATGACTTCGCGGGCTGGGACGCCTGCGCTCAAGGCATGTACGTGATCGCGGTAAGTGCTGCAAAACCAGTCGTGTTGACGCTTCATGGCGCCGATCACGCCAGTACTCACGGCCTCTTGGCCGTTGTACAGGTGAACGAAACCA
The Synechococcus sp. CC9311 DNA segment above includes these coding regions:
- a CDS encoding histone deacetylase, translated to MAVPLVYHPAYSAPLPSSHRFPMAKFRLLSEALTDLGLMTPQQWHRPLPAPRRWLETVHKRSYHEAFARGRLDRQAQRRIGLPATTPLVQRTWLAVGGTLLTARLALEHGVACHLAGGTHHAFPDYGSGFCIFNDIAVSARVLLEEGRLERLMIVDLDVHQGDATALIFADDPRVFTFSAHAASNFPSRKQCSDCDLPFEDGVEDQAYVAAIGEALPSLLDSFKPELVLYNAGVDPHRDDRLGRLCLSDPGLLQRDHLVFDACLRRQIPLASVIGGGYDALNPLVKRHALVFRAATDQARLHGL
- the pdhA gene encoding pyruvate dehydrogenase (acetyl-transferring) E1 component subunit alpha — translated: MSQDIAVGAAAGIDHKLANGESPMGAHAERLSSLVTTQRASVDRETGLALYRDMTLGRRFEDKCAEMYYRGKMFGFVHLYNGQEAVSTGVIGAMKRQHDWFCSTYRDHVHALSAGVPAREVMSELFGKETGCSKGRGGSMHLFSKPHHMLGGFAFIGEGIPVALGAAFTSRYKRDAMGDSSSDSVTAAFFGDGTCNNGQFFECLNMAQLWKLPILFVVENNKWAIGMAHDRATSDPEIWRKAAAFGMAGEEVDGMDVLAVRAAAERAIERARAGEGPTVLECLTYRFRGHSLADPDELRAEEEKQFWAKRDPLKAFERDLVSDGLVSADELRAIEKEIDAEVQDCVDFALNAPEPDGSELTRYIWAED